The Kocuria turfanensis genome contains the following window.
TCGAAGGTGCCCGCGAGCGCGTCCCCGCCGGGGACGACGACGGTCATCCCGGCCAGCGGCTGGCGCACGCGCAGCCTGTGGGCCTTGCGCAGGGCGGAGCCGGCCGAGCAGATGCTGCGGGTGGTCTCCATCCGCTGCACCAGGGCGGTCTCCGCGGGGAACAGCGACGCGTCCGGCCAGTCGGTCAGGTGCACGGAGCGCCCGGCCGTGAGCCCGCGCCAGATCTCCTCCGTGACCAGCGGCAGCAGCGGGGCGGCCACCCGGCAGACGGTCTCCAGGCAGGTGTACAGGACGTCGAAGGCGACGGTGTCCTCGTCGAAGAAGCGGTCCCGGGAGCGGCGCACGTACCAGTTGGTGAGGGTGTCCATGTAGGCGCGCAGGTGCTCGGCGGCGCCGGAGACGTCGTAGCGGTCGAAGGCGTCCTTGACGTCGGTGACGAGCCGGCCGGTGGCCGCCAGCACGAAGCGGTCCATGACGTTGCCGGACTCGTGGCGGGTGCGCGCCTCGTACCCGGCGCCGCCGTTCGCGGCGTTCGTGTAGAGGCCGAAGAAGTGGTAGACGTTCCACAGCGGCAGCATCATCTGGCGCACGCCGTCGCGGATGCCCTGCTCGGTGACGACCAGGTTCCCGCCGCGCAGGATCGGGCTGGACATCAGGAACCAGCGCATGGCGTCGGCGCCGTCCCGGTCCAGGACCTCGTTGACGTCCGGGTAGTTGCGCAGGGACTTGGACATCTTCTGCCCGTCCGAGCCGAGCACGATGCCGTGGCTGATGACGTTGCGGAAGGCGGGCCGGTCGAACAGCGCCGTGGCCAGGATGTGCAGGGTGTAGAACCAGCCGCGGGTCTGGCCGATGTACTCCACGATGAAGTCGCCCGGGTTGTGGGTCTCGAACCACTCCCGGTTCTCCATCGGGTAGTGCACCTGGGCGTAGGGCATGGAGCCGGAGTCGAACCAGACGTCCAGGACCTCGGGCACGCGGCGCATCGTGGAGCGGCCCGTGGGGTCGTCCGGGTTGGGCCGGGTCAGCTCGTCGATCCACGGCCGGTGCAGGTCCACCTCGCCGCGGTCGTTGCGGGGCACCCGGCCGAAGTCGGCCTCCAGCTCGGCGAGGGAGCCGTAGACGTCGCGGCGCGGGTGCTCGGGGTCGTCGGACTCCCAGACCGGGATGGGCGAGCCCCAGTACCGGTTGCGGGAGATCGACCAGTCGCGGGCGTTCTCCAGCCACTTGCCGAACTGGCCGTCCTTGACGTTGTCCGGGATCCAGTTGATCTGCTGGTTGAGCTCCACCATCCGGTCCTTGATCCGGGTGACCTCCACGAACCAGGAGGACACGGCCCGGTAGATCAGCGGGTTCCGGCAGCGCCAGCAGTGCGGGTAGGGGTGCTCGTAGGTGGCCTGCCGCACCAGCCGGCCCTGGGCCTTGAGGTCCCGGATCACCGTGCGGGCCACGTCCTTGTCGAAGACGTTGCGCCCGGCGATCCCGGCCAGCGGCGCGCCCGGGGCGAGCCGCTCGTCGGCGAAGGTCCGGTGGAAGACCCCGGACTCGTCGAGGGAGAGCACCACGGGGATGTCGTAGCGGGCGCAGACGTTCTGGTCGTCCTCGCCGTAGGCCGGGGCCTGGTGGACCAGCCCCGTGCCGTCGGTCGTGGTGACGTAGTCGGCCACCACGAACTGCCAGGACGTGCCCGTGCCGAAGCGCTCGGCGTCGGCGTAGTAGTCCCACAGCCGCCGGTAGCGCAGCCCCTCGAGGTCGGCTCCGCGGTGGCGGGCGGTCACGGCGGCCGCCGCCGCGGCGGCGGGGTCCTCCTCCTCGCCCCAGCCCAGGTCCTTGGCGTAGGCGCCCAGCAGCTCCTCGGCGATGAGGAAGCGCCGGCCCGCGAGCTCCCCGGCCCCGGGGACCACCGCGTAGACGATCTCCGGGCCCACGGCGATCGCCTGGTTGGTCGGCAGCGTCCAGGGCGTGGTGGTCCAGGCGAGGGCCTCCACCCCGGCCAGCTCGGCGGCCAGCTCGGGCCGCACCGCCCAGGAGGCGTCGTCGAGCACGGGGAAGGTGACGGTGACGGTCTGGTCCTGGCGGTCCTGGTAGACGTCGTCGTCCATCCGCAGCTCGTGGTTGGACAGCGGCGTCTCGTCCTTCCAGCAGTAGGGCAGCACGCGGTAGCCGGAGTAGACGAGGCCCTTGTCGTCGAGCGCCTTGAACGCCGCGATCACGGACTCCATGTACTCGGGGTTGAGGGTCTTGTAGTCGTTGTCGAAGTCGACCCAGCGCGCCTGGCGGGTCACGTAGTCCTGCCACTCGGAGGCGTACTTCATCACGGAGGACCGGCAGGCGTCGTTGAACGCCGCGACGCCCATCCGCTCGATCTCCTGCTTGTCCGCCATGCCCAGC
Protein-coding sequences here:
- the ileS gene encoding isoleucine--tRNA ligase, whose amino-acid sequence is MPDQPVYPKATTDPAARGVPAAPAFPAVEERVLAYWAQDRTFQASVDQRDPGRDGSNEFVFYDGPPFANGLPHYGHLLTGYVKDLVARYQTQQGRRVERRFGWDTHGLPAELEAMKQLGMADKQEIERMGVAAFNDACRSSVMKYASEWQDYVTRQARWVDFDNDYKTLNPEYMESVIAAFKALDDKGLVYSGYRVLPYCWKDETPLSNHELRMDDDVYQDRQDQTVTVTFPVLDDASWAVRPELAAELAGVEALAWTTTPWTLPTNQAIAVGPEIVYAVVPGAGELAGRRFLIAEELLGAYAKDLGWGEEEDPAAAAAAAVTARHRGADLEGLRYRRLWDYYADAERFGTGTSWQFVVADYVTTTDGTGLVHQAPAYGEDDQNVCARYDIPVVLSLDESGVFHRTFADERLAPGAPLAGIAGRNVFDKDVARTVIRDLKAQGRLVRQATYEHPYPHCWRCRNPLIYRAVSSWFVEVTRIKDRMVELNQQINWIPDNVKDGQFGKWLENARDWSISRNRYWGSPIPVWESDDPEHPRRDVYGSLAELEADFGRVPRNDRGEVDLHRPWIDELTRPNPDDPTGRSTMRRVPEVLDVWFDSGSMPYAQVHYPMENREWFETHNPGDFIVEYIGQTRGWFYTLHILATALFDRPAFRNVISHGIVLGSDGQKMSKSLRNYPDVNEVLDRDGADAMRWFLMSSPILRGGNLVVTEQGIRDGVRQMMLPLWNVYHFFGLYTNAANGGAGYEARTRHESGNVMDRFVLAATGRLVTDVKDAFDRYDVSGAAEHLRAYMDTLTNWYVRRSRDRFFDEDTVAFDVLYTCLETVCRVAAPLLPLVTEEIWRGLTAGRSVHLTDWPDASLFPAETALVQRMETTRSICSAGSALRKAHRLRVRQPLAGMTVVVPGGDALAGTFEHIVADELNLKSVTLLDAAEASAEQFGISQQLKVNARAAGPRLGKGVQTVIRAAKAGDWFTAEDGTVTAGGVVLHEGEYELETVVAGDAAAGSRAVTVLPGGGFLVLDTELTPELEAEGTARDMVRAIQQARKDADLRVSDRIRAVVTADERTVAALEAHRALVAGETLATELELRVGEPSVDVAVLGAASPATTGAGTVQA